One genomic segment of Triticum urartu cultivar G1812 unplaced genomic scaffold, Tu2.1 TuUngrouped_contig_4775, whole genome shotgun sequence includes these proteins:
- the LOC125528291 gene encoding uncharacterized protein LOC125528291 isoform X3, protein MMEWLEGLGVEMERSDMSFSVSTQSKGGGGGCEWGNGNGISSLLAQKTNILKPSFWRMVCEILKFKNNALTYLDDHEHNPDLDRKETLGQFIQSHGYSLSFQEAYLIPVCTGMWSCSSQDVLSFSAFLALSFCRNHGLLQLFRHSQLPTVKPRSQSFVNKVKEELESIGCRIKTSCRVKSVSSLDGSAGYRVLENDGSEERYDSVILGVHAPNALKVLGVEATHHERRILGACQYVHRDIYLHCDQNLMPRNMSAWSAWNFLGTTSRGFSVTYWLNQIQKIESVRPFLVTLNPPCVPDHVLLKWNTSLPVPSVAAAKAYLDLDQIQGKRGIWFCGAYQGHGFHEDGLKSGKAAAQGLLGKKCELLLNPKKMIPSWTEAVARLLVARFFNQYISIGNLILVEEGGSVFTFGKACEKCPVKSVIRVHDPLFYWKVAIEGSIGLAEAYIDGCFSVLDKREGLLNLMLILIANRDERRNRRIARKGFWWSPFHIIAQLAYAKYFLRHASRKNTATQTRRNISRHYDLSNDFFSLFLDKSMTYSCAVFKMENESLEAAQQRKLSLLIEKAKIKRGHHVLDIGSGWGSLAIQAVKQTGCKYTGVTLSAEQHKYAERKVREAGLEDHITFLLCDYRKIPPSKYDAIISCGMIEHVGHEYMDEFFACCESYLAEDGILVLQFISIAEERYDQYRKRPDFIKEYIFPGGCLPSLARVMSAMTTSSRFSIEHVENIGPNYYTTLMHWRDNFMANKDQVLKLGFDEKFIRIWEFYLIYSAAGFKSRAVGDYQVVFSRPGNRRLGLP, encoded by the exons ATGATGGAGTGGTTAGAAGGGCTTGGTGTTGAGATGGAGAGGTCAGACATGTCTTTCTCAGTGAGCACACAATCTAAAGGAGGTGGCGGAGGATGTGAGTGGGGAAATGGCAACGGTATATCGAGCCTCTTGGCGCAAAAAACCAACATACTGAAACCCAGTTTTTGGCGCATGGTCTGTGAGATACTCAAGTTCAAGAATAATGCTCTGAC GTACCTGGATGACCATGAACATAACCCTGATCTGGACCGTAAAGAGACACTGGGGCAGTTCATTCAGTCGCATGGATATTCCCTATCGTTTCAAGAGGCTTATCTT ATTCCAGTCTGCACAGGCATGTGGTCATGTTCATCACAAGATGTTTTGAGCTTCTCTGCTTTCTTGGCGCTGTCATTTTGCCGTAACCATGGCCTTCTTCAG CTGTTTCGTCACTCCCAGTTGCCCACTGTCAAGCCTCGTTCGCAGTCCTTTGTAAACAAG GTAAAAGAAGAATTGGAGAGCATCGGCTGTCGAATTAAAACCAGCTGTCGGGTCAAATCTGTTTCAAGTCTTGATGGAT CAGCTGGGTACAGAGTCTTGGAGAATGATGGTTCAGAGGAAAGATATGACAGTGTCATCCTTGGAGTCCATGCGCCCAATGCTCTCAAAGTACTAGGAGTTGAAGCTACACATCACGAACGGAGAATTTTAGGTGCTTGTCAGTATGTCCACAG GGATATATACCTCCACTGCGATCAAAATCTGATGCCCCGAAATATGTCAGCATGGAGCGCTTGGAATTTCCTGGGGACTACTAGCAGGGGTTTCTCTGTTACTTACTGGCTAAACCAAATTCAG AAAATTGAATCTGTCAGGCCTTTCCTGGTGACACTCAACCCCCCTTGTGTTCCGGATCATGTACTGCTTAAATGGAATACAAGCCTTCCTGTTCCATCTGTGGCTGCGGCGAAGGCTTATCTGGACCTTGATCAGATCCAGGGAAAGAGAGGAATATGGTTCTGTGGGGCATATCAAG GTCATGGTTTCCATGAAGACGGATTAAAG TCTGGGAAAGCAGCAGCTCAAGGTTTGCTTGGAAAGAAATGTGAGCTTCTGCTGAACCCAAAAAAGATGATTCCATCATGGACCGAGGCTGTGGCGCGCCTTCTAGTTGCAAGATTTTTCAACCAATATATATCCATCGGTAACTTGAT ATTGGTCGAAGAAGGAGGTAGTGTGTTCACCTTTGGTAAAGCTTGCGAAAAATGCCCTGTAAAATCTGTCATCCGAGTTCACGACCCCTTGTTCTATTGGAAG GTTGCAATAGAAGGAAGCATTGGCTTGGCAGAAGCCTATATTGATGGTTGTTTCTCTGTTCTTGACAAGAGAGAAGGCCTTCTGAATCTTATGCTG ATTCTCATTGCTAACAGAGATGAACGTAGGAACCGCCGCATTGCCAGAAAAGG GTTTTGGTGGTCACCTTTCCATATAATAGCTCAGTTGGCATATGCTAAATACTTTTTGCGCCATGCCTCGAGGAAGAACACTGCGACACAAACTCGTCGAAACATCTCTCGCCACTATGATCTT AGTAACGATTTTTTCTCGCTTTTTCTGGATAAATCGATGACTTACTCTTGTGCGGTATTCAAG ATGGAGAACGAAAGCTTAGAAGCAGCCCAGCAACGTAAACTTAGCCTTCTAATAGAGAAG GCTAAAATCAAGAGGGGGCATCATGTTCTTGATATCGGTAGCGGCTGGGGAAGTTTAGCAATACAAGCAGTTAAACAAACTGGCTGCAAATACACTGGAGTCACTTTGTCAGCGGAGCAGCATAAATACGCTGAGAGAAAAGTAAGAGAAGCTGGCTTAGAG GACCACATaacttttcttctatgcgactaccgTAAGATACCACCTTCCAAGTATGATGCAATCATAAGCTG TGGTATGATCGAACATGTTGGGCATGAATACATGGACGAATTTTTCGCTTGCTGCGAGTCTTACTTGGCCGAAGATGGCATATTGGTCCTCCAG TTCATCTCAATTGCGGAGGAACGGTATGACCAATACAGAAAAAGGCCAGACTTCATCAAAGAATACATATTCCCTGGCGGTTGCCTTCCTTCTTTGGCCCGTGTAATGTCTGCCATGACCACATCATCAAGGTTCAG CATAGAGCATGTCGAGAATATTGGTCCCAATTACTACACAACTCTGATGCACTGGAGGGACAACTTCATGGCCAACAAAGA TCAAGTTTTGAAACTGGGCTTTGATGAGAAGTTCATTCGTATATGGGAGTTCTACCTCATATACTCTGCCGCTGGTTTCAAGTCACGTGCGGTTGGAGATTACCAG GTTGTTTTCTCTCGTCCAGGCAACCGTCGGCTAGGTCTGCCTTGA
- the LOC125528291 gene encoding uncharacterized protein LOC125528291 isoform X2, producing the protein MVFNQVTYPHMMEWLEGLGVEMERSDMSFSVSTQSKGGGGGCEWGNGNGISSLLAQKTNILKPSFWRMVCEILKFKNNALTYLDDHEHNPDLDRKETLGQFIQSHGYSLSFQEAYLIPVCTGMWSCSSQDVLSFSAFLALSFCRNHGLLQLFRHSQLPTVKPRSQSFVNKVKEELESIGCRIKTSCRVKSVSSLDGSGYRVLENDGSEERYDSVILGVHAPNALKVLGVEATHHERRILGACQYVHRDIYLHCDQNLMPRNMSAWSAWNFLGTTSRGFSVTYWLNQIQKIESVRPFLVTLNPPCVPDHVLLKWNTSLPVPSVAAAKAYLDLDQIQGKRGIWFCGAYQGHGFHEDGLKSGKAAAQGLLGKKCELLLNPKKMIPSWTEAVARLLVARFFNQYISIGNLILVEEGGSVFTFGKACEKCPVKSVIRVHDPLFYWKVAIEGSIGLAEAYIDGCFSVLDKREGLLNLMLILIANRDERRNRRIARKGFWWSPFHIIAQLAYAKYFLRHASRKNTATQTRRNISRHYDLSNDFFSLFLDKSMTYSCAVFKMENESLEAAQQRKLSLLIEKAKIKRGHHVLDIGSGWGSLAIQAVKQTGCKYTGVTLSAEQHKYAERKVREAGLEDHITFLLCDYRKIPPSKYDAIISCGMIEHVGHEYMDEFFACCESYLAEDGILVLQFISIAEERYDQYRKRPDFIKEYIFPGGCLPSLARVMSAMTTSSRFSIEHVENIGPNYYTTLMHWRDNFMANKDQVLKLGFDEKFIRIWEFYLIYSAAGFKSRAVGDYQVVFSRPGNRRLGLP; encoded by the exons GTAACATATCCCCACATGATGGAGTGGTTAGAAGGGCTTGGTGTTGAGATGGAGAGGTCAGACATGTCTTTCTCAGTGAGCACACAATCTAAAGGAGGTGGCGGAGGATGTGAGTGGGGAAATGGCAACGGTATATCGAGCCTCTTGGCGCAAAAAACCAACATACTGAAACCCAGTTTTTGGCGCATGGTCTGTGAGATACTCAAGTTCAAGAATAATGCTCTGAC GTACCTGGATGACCATGAACATAACCCTGATCTGGACCGTAAAGAGACACTGGGGCAGTTCATTCAGTCGCATGGATATTCCCTATCGTTTCAAGAGGCTTATCTT ATTCCAGTCTGCACAGGCATGTGGTCATGTTCATCACAAGATGTTTTGAGCTTCTCTGCTTTCTTGGCGCTGTCATTTTGCCGTAACCATGGCCTTCTTCAG CTGTTTCGTCACTCCCAGTTGCCCACTGTCAAGCCTCGTTCGCAGTCCTTTGTAAACAAG GTAAAAGAAGAATTGGAGAGCATCGGCTGTCGAATTAAAACCAGCTGTCGGGTCAAATCTGTTTCAAGTCTTGATGGAT CTGGGTACAGAGTCTTGGAGAATGATGGTTCAGAGGAAAGATATGACAGTGTCATCCTTGGAGTCCATGCGCCCAATGCTCTCAAAGTACTAGGAGTTGAAGCTACACATCACGAACGGAGAATTTTAGGTGCTTGTCAGTATGTCCACAG GGATATATACCTCCACTGCGATCAAAATCTGATGCCCCGAAATATGTCAGCATGGAGCGCTTGGAATTTCCTGGGGACTACTAGCAGGGGTTTCTCTGTTACTTACTGGCTAAACCAAATTCAG AAAATTGAATCTGTCAGGCCTTTCCTGGTGACACTCAACCCCCCTTGTGTTCCGGATCATGTACTGCTTAAATGGAATACAAGCCTTCCTGTTCCATCTGTGGCTGCGGCGAAGGCTTATCTGGACCTTGATCAGATCCAGGGAAAGAGAGGAATATGGTTCTGTGGGGCATATCAAG GTCATGGTTTCCATGAAGACGGATTAAAG TCTGGGAAAGCAGCAGCTCAAGGTTTGCTTGGAAAGAAATGTGAGCTTCTGCTGAACCCAAAAAAGATGATTCCATCATGGACCGAGGCTGTGGCGCGCCTTCTAGTTGCAAGATTTTTCAACCAATATATATCCATCGGTAACTTGAT ATTGGTCGAAGAAGGAGGTAGTGTGTTCACCTTTGGTAAAGCTTGCGAAAAATGCCCTGTAAAATCTGTCATCCGAGTTCACGACCCCTTGTTCTATTGGAAG GTTGCAATAGAAGGAAGCATTGGCTTGGCAGAAGCCTATATTGATGGTTGTTTCTCTGTTCTTGACAAGAGAGAAGGCCTTCTGAATCTTATGCTG ATTCTCATTGCTAACAGAGATGAACGTAGGAACCGCCGCATTGCCAGAAAAGG GTTTTGGTGGTCACCTTTCCATATAATAGCTCAGTTGGCATATGCTAAATACTTTTTGCGCCATGCCTCGAGGAAGAACACTGCGACACAAACTCGTCGAAACATCTCTCGCCACTATGATCTT AGTAACGATTTTTTCTCGCTTTTTCTGGATAAATCGATGACTTACTCTTGTGCGGTATTCAAG ATGGAGAACGAAAGCTTAGAAGCAGCCCAGCAACGTAAACTTAGCCTTCTAATAGAGAAG GCTAAAATCAAGAGGGGGCATCATGTTCTTGATATCGGTAGCGGCTGGGGAAGTTTAGCAATACAAGCAGTTAAACAAACTGGCTGCAAATACACTGGAGTCACTTTGTCAGCGGAGCAGCATAAATACGCTGAGAGAAAAGTAAGAGAAGCTGGCTTAGAG GACCACATaacttttcttctatgcgactaccgTAAGATACCACCTTCCAAGTATGATGCAATCATAAGCTG TGGTATGATCGAACATGTTGGGCATGAATACATGGACGAATTTTTCGCTTGCTGCGAGTCTTACTTGGCCGAAGATGGCATATTGGTCCTCCAG TTCATCTCAATTGCGGAGGAACGGTATGACCAATACAGAAAAAGGCCAGACTTCATCAAAGAATACATATTCCCTGGCGGTTGCCTTCCTTCTTTGGCCCGTGTAATGTCTGCCATGACCACATCATCAAGGTTCAG CATAGAGCATGTCGAGAATATTGGTCCCAATTACTACACAACTCTGATGCACTGGAGGGACAACTTCATGGCCAACAAAGA TCAAGTTTTGAAACTGGGCTTTGATGAGAAGTTCATTCGTATATGGGAGTTCTACCTCATATACTCTGCCGCTGGTTTCAAGTCACGTGCGGTTGGAGATTACCAG GTTGTTTTCTCTCGTCCAGGCAACCGTCGGCTAGGTCTGCCTTGA
- the LOC125528291 gene encoding uncharacterized protein LOC125528291 isoform X4 produces MVFNQVTYPHMMEWLEGLGVEMERSDMSFSVSTQSKGGGGGCEWGNGNGISSLLAQKTNILKPSFWRMVCEILKFKNNALTYLDDHEHNPDLDRKETLGQFIQSHGYSLSFQEAYLIPVCTGMWSCSSQDVLSFSAFLALSFCRNHGLLQLFRHSQLPTVKPRSQSFVNKVKEELESIGCRIKTSCRVKSVSSLDGSAGYRVLENDGSEERYDSVILGVHAPNALKVLGVEATHHERRILGACQYVHRDIYLHCDQNLMPRNMSAWSAWNFLGTTSRGFSVTYWLNQIQKIESVRPFLVTLNPPCVPDHVLLKWNTSLPVPSVAAAKAYLDLDQIQGKRGIWFCGAYQGHGFHEDGLKSGKAAAQGLLGKKCELLLNPKKMIPSWTEAVARLLVARFFNQYISIGNLILVEEGGSVFTFGKACEKCPVKSVIRVHDPLFYWKVAIEGSIGLAEAYIDGCFSVLDKREGLLNLMLILIANRDERRNRRIARKGFWWSPFHIIAQLAYAKYFLRHASRKNTATQTRRNISRHYDLSNDFFSLFLDKSMTYSCAVFKMENESLEAAQQRKLSLLIEKAKIKRGHHVLDIGSGWGSLAIQAVKQTGCKYTGVTLSAEQHKYAERKVREAGLEPQNQPSTRLNNIFTASSPSARGDPSCGWLHNLSSGTLQWHILDLHIL; encoded by the exons GTAACATATCCCCACATGATGGAGTGGTTAGAAGGGCTTGGTGTTGAGATGGAGAGGTCAGACATGTCTTTCTCAGTGAGCACACAATCTAAAGGAGGTGGCGGAGGATGTGAGTGGGGAAATGGCAACGGTATATCGAGCCTCTTGGCGCAAAAAACCAACATACTGAAACCCAGTTTTTGGCGCATGGTCTGTGAGATACTCAAGTTCAAGAATAATGCTCTGAC GTACCTGGATGACCATGAACATAACCCTGATCTGGACCGTAAAGAGACACTGGGGCAGTTCATTCAGTCGCATGGATATTCCCTATCGTTTCAAGAGGCTTATCTT ATTCCAGTCTGCACAGGCATGTGGTCATGTTCATCACAAGATGTTTTGAGCTTCTCTGCTTTCTTGGCGCTGTCATTTTGCCGTAACCATGGCCTTCTTCAG CTGTTTCGTCACTCCCAGTTGCCCACTGTCAAGCCTCGTTCGCAGTCCTTTGTAAACAAG GTAAAAGAAGAATTGGAGAGCATCGGCTGTCGAATTAAAACCAGCTGTCGGGTCAAATCTGTTTCAAGTCTTGATGGAT CAGCTGGGTACAGAGTCTTGGAGAATGATGGTTCAGAGGAAAGATATGACAGTGTCATCCTTGGAGTCCATGCGCCCAATGCTCTCAAAGTACTAGGAGTTGAAGCTACACATCACGAACGGAGAATTTTAGGTGCTTGTCAGTATGTCCACAG GGATATATACCTCCACTGCGATCAAAATCTGATGCCCCGAAATATGTCAGCATGGAGCGCTTGGAATTTCCTGGGGACTACTAGCAGGGGTTTCTCTGTTACTTACTGGCTAAACCAAATTCAG AAAATTGAATCTGTCAGGCCTTTCCTGGTGACACTCAACCCCCCTTGTGTTCCGGATCATGTACTGCTTAAATGGAATACAAGCCTTCCTGTTCCATCTGTGGCTGCGGCGAAGGCTTATCTGGACCTTGATCAGATCCAGGGAAAGAGAGGAATATGGTTCTGTGGGGCATATCAAG GTCATGGTTTCCATGAAGACGGATTAAAG TCTGGGAAAGCAGCAGCTCAAGGTTTGCTTGGAAAGAAATGTGAGCTTCTGCTGAACCCAAAAAAGATGATTCCATCATGGACCGAGGCTGTGGCGCGCCTTCTAGTTGCAAGATTTTTCAACCAATATATATCCATCGGTAACTTGAT ATTGGTCGAAGAAGGAGGTAGTGTGTTCACCTTTGGTAAAGCTTGCGAAAAATGCCCTGTAAAATCTGTCATCCGAGTTCACGACCCCTTGTTCTATTGGAAG GTTGCAATAGAAGGAAGCATTGGCTTGGCAGAAGCCTATATTGATGGTTGTTTCTCTGTTCTTGACAAGAGAGAAGGCCTTCTGAATCTTATGCTG ATTCTCATTGCTAACAGAGATGAACGTAGGAACCGCCGCATTGCCAGAAAAGG GTTTTGGTGGTCACCTTTCCATATAATAGCTCAGTTGGCATATGCTAAATACTTTTTGCGCCATGCCTCGAGGAAGAACACTGCGACACAAACTCGTCGAAACATCTCTCGCCACTATGATCTT AGTAACGATTTTTTCTCGCTTTTTCTGGATAAATCGATGACTTACTCTTGTGCGGTATTCAAG ATGGAGAACGAAAGCTTAGAAGCAGCCCAGCAACGTAAACTTAGCCTTCTAATAGAGAAG GCTAAAATCAAGAGGGGGCATCATGTTCTTGATATCGGTAGCGGCTGGGGAAGTTTAGCAATACAAGCAGTTAAACAAACTGGCTGCAAATACACTGGAGTCACTTTGTCAGCGGAGCAGCATAAATACGCTGAGAGAAAAGTAAGAGAAGCTGGCTTAGAG CCTCAAAACCAACCCTCCACACGACTGAACAACATCTTCACCGCCTCATCGCCGTCTGCCCGTGGTGACCCATCATGTGGATGGCTACACAATCTGAGCAGTGGAACTTTACAGTGGCATATCTTGGATTTGCATATATTATAA
- the LOC125528291 gene encoding uncharacterized protein LOC125528291 isoform X1, whose amino-acid sequence MVFNQVTYPHMMEWLEGLGVEMERSDMSFSVSTQSKGGGGGCEWGNGNGISSLLAQKTNILKPSFWRMVCEILKFKNNALTYLDDHEHNPDLDRKETLGQFIQSHGYSLSFQEAYLIPVCTGMWSCSSQDVLSFSAFLALSFCRNHGLLQLFRHSQLPTVKPRSQSFVNKVKEELESIGCRIKTSCRVKSVSSLDGSAGYRVLENDGSEERYDSVILGVHAPNALKVLGVEATHHERRILGACQYVHRDIYLHCDQNLMPRNMSAWSAWNFLGTTSRGFSVTYWLNQIQKIESVRPFLVTLNPPCVPDHVLLKWNTSLPVPSVAAAKAYLDLDQIQGKRGIWFCGAYQGHGFHEDGLKSGKAAAQGLLGKKCELLLNPKKMIPSWTEAVARLLVARFFNQYISIGNLILVEEGGSVFTFGKACEKCPVKSVIRVHDPLFYWKVAIEGSIGLAEAYIDGCFSVLDKREGLLNLMLILIANRDERRNRRIARKGFWWSPFHIIAQLAYAKYFLRHASRKNTATQTRRNISRHYDLSNDFFSLFLDKSMTYSCAVFKMENESLEAAQQRKLSLLIEKAKIKRGHHVLDIGSGWGSLAIQAVKQTGCKYTGVTLSAEQHKYAERKVREAGLEDHITFLLCDYRKIPPSKYDAIISCGMIEHVGHEYMDEFFACCESYLAEDGILVLQFISIAEERYDQYRKRPDFIKEYIFPGGCLPSLARVMSAMTTSSRFSIEHVENIGPNYYTTLMHWRDNFMANKDQVLKLGFDEKFIRIWEFYLIYSAAGFKSRAVGDYQVVFSRPGNRRLGLP is encoded by the exons GTAACATATCCCCACATGATGGAGTGGTTAGAAGGGCTTGGTGTTGAGATGGAGAGGTCAGACATGTCTTTCTCAGTGAGCACACAATCTAAAGGAGGTGGCGGAGGATGTGAGTGGGGAAATGGCAACGGTATATCGAGCCTCTTGGCGCAAAAAACCAACATACTGAAACCCAGTTTTTGGCGCATGGTCTGTGAGATACTCAAGTTCAAGAATAATGCTCTGAC GTACCTGGATGACCATGAACATAACCCTGATCTGGACCGTAAAGAGACACTGGGGCAGTTCATTCAGTCGCATGGATATTCCCTATCGTTTCAAGAGGCTTATCTT ATTCCAGTCTGCACAGGCATGTGGTCATGTTCATCACAAGATGTTTTGAGCTTCTCTGCTTTCTTGGCGCTGTCATTTTGCCGTAACCATGGCCTTCTTCAG CTGTTTCGTCACTCCCAGTTGCCCACTGTCAAGCCTCGTTCGCAGTCCTTTGTAAACAAG GTAAAAGAAGAATTGGAGAGCATCGGCTGTCGAATTAAAACCAGCTGTCGGGTCAAATCTGTTTCAAGTCTTGATGGAT CAGCTGGGTACAGAGTCTTGGAGAATGATGGTTCAGAGGAAAGATATGACAGTGTCATCCTTGGAGTCCATGCGCCCAATGCTCTCAAAGTACTAGGAGTTGAAGCTACACATCACGAACGGAGAATTTTAGGTGCTTGTCAGTATGTCCACAG GGATATATACCTCCACTGCGATCAAAATCTGATGCCCCGAAATATGTCAGCATGGAGCGCTTGGAATTTCCTGGGGACTACTAGCAGGGGTTTCTCTGTTACTTACTGGCTAAACCAAATTCAG AAAATTGAATCTGTCAGGCCTTTCCTGGTGACACTCAACCCCCCTTGTGTTCCGGATCATGTACTGCTTAAATGGAATACAAGCCTTCCTGTTCCATCTGTGGCTGCGGCGAAGGCTTATCTGGACCTTGATCAGATCCAGGGAAAGAGAGGAATATGGTTCTGTGGGGCATATCAAG GTCATGGTTTCCATGAAGACGGATTAAAG TCTGGGAAAGCAGCAGCTCAAGGTTTGCTTGGAAAGAAATGTGAGCTTCTGCTGAACCCAAAAAAGATGATTCCATCATGGACCGAGGCTGTGGCGCGCCTTCTAGTTGCAAGATTTTTCAACCAATATATATCCATCGGTAACTTGAT ATTGGTCGAAGAAGGAGGTAGTGTGTTCACCTTTGGTAAAGCTTGCGAAAAATGCCCTGTAAAATCTGTCATCCGAGTTCACGACCCCTTGTTCTATTGGAAG GTTGCAATAGAAGGAAGCATTGGCTTGGCAGAAGCCTATATTGATGGTTGTTTCTCTGTTCTTGACAAGAGAGAAGGCCTTCTGAATCTTATGCTG ATTCTCATTGCTAACAGAGATGAACGTAGGAACCGCCGCATTGCCAGAAAAGG GTTTTGGTGGTCACCTTTCCATATAATAGCTCAGTTGGCATATGCTAAATACTTTTTGCGCCATGCCTCGAGGAAGAACACTGCGACACAAACTCGTCGAAACATCTCTCGCCACTATGATCTT AGTAACGATTTTTTCTCGCTTTTTCTGGATAAATCGATGACTTACTCTTGTGCGGTATTCAAG ATGGAGAACGAAAGCTTAGAAGCAGCCCAGCAACGTAAACTTAGCCTTCTAATAGAGAAG GCTAAAATCAAGAGGGGGCATCATGTTCTTGATATCGGTAGCGGCTGGGGAAGTTTAGCAATACAAGCAGTTAAACAAACTGGCTGCAAATACACTGGAGTCACTTTGTCAGCGGAGCAGCATAAATACGCTGAGAGAAAAGTAAGAGAAGCTGGCTTAGAG GACCACATaacttttcttctatgcgactaccgTAAGATACCACCTTCCAAGTATGATGCAATCATAAGCTG TGGTATGATCGAACATGTTGGGCATGAATACATGGACGAATTTTTCGCTTGCTGCGAGTCTTACTTGGCCGAAGATGGCATATTGGTCCTCCAG TTCATCTCAATTGCGGAGGAACGGTATGACCAATACAGAAAAAGGCCAGACTTCATCAAAGAATACATATTCCCTGGCGGTTGCCTTCCTTCTTTGGCCCGTGTAATGTCTGCCATGACCACATCATCAAGGTTCAG CATAGAGCATGTCGAGAATATTGGTCCCAATTACTACACAACTCTGATGCACTGGAGGGACAACTTCATGGCCAACAAAGA TCAAGTTTTGAAACTGGGCTTTGATGAGAAGTTCATTCGTATATGGGAGTTCTACCTCATATACTCTGCCGCTGGTTTCAAGTCACGTGCGGTTGGAGATTACCAG GTTGTTTTCTCTCGTCCAGGCAACCGTCGGCTAGGTCTGCCTTGA